The following coding sequences lie in one Silene latifolia isolate original U9 population chromosome 5, ASM4854445v1, whole genome shotgun sequence genomic window:
- the LOC141656990 gene encoding putative nucleoredoxin 1, whose translation MPNSNAPLKRCSTVAVANEISKPDAEYIDITKLKFPVKGMRLAVIPFLSNYGKTSSLVRCCTGDPVGFDVVLRKHLLICCVSPPLGKEVHYFQAIMDAYSDLPRDKFEMVLVASSDSTKPAFDEFFSELPCLAIPFSDLDTRRYICSFIDVKFPTHSTELPAILVDPEETVLHYLLTPYRFEIYGGSEWFPFRDSDIEAIRIQDMVLRFRLDPVYKKGLQGVAPEAVMRDALLEKPLSLYRDILLCEPSLAISRIGSFGGADESVTVLELSKKHVGLYLCLGLGGGCLQDLISLHQECIEKNLELEILVVCIPLLDPTNSFHEKLIEDLWRRNITSWLVFPKHNKIWRRLWRVFSMELLEDRLIILPPDGKSGELEGRGVIEQLGITAYPFTRSTLLERRFNALRSLTSDSLFKGTCMNRTCLTRKGKKLNVRQSSLEGKKLLVYLDWLQLSNDYGNLCRRLLKLYPKIKARGWEVVFVPLDHKHRRPHALYARMPWPIMPVQETCETCVPHKLIFEGEANYGNQVIAFRKDGKIVSREVMTDLMKNKLSGSLFRDNLYEEIAYNLVCFEG comes from the coding sequence ATGCCGAATTCAAATGCCCCTTTGAAAAGATGTAGTACTGTTGCGGTTGCGAATGAAATTAGTAAACCCGATGCCGAATATATAGACATTACGAAACTCAAGTTTCCTGTGAAGGGTATGCGTTTGGCAGTGATACCCTTTTTGTCAAATTATGGTAAAACCAGTTCATTGGTCCGCTGTTGTACTGGTGATCCTGTTGGTTTCGATGTCGTCCTCCGAAAACACCTTCTCATTTGCTGTGTCTCCCCTCCTCTTGGAAAGGAAGTTCACTATTTTCAAGCCATAATGGATGCATACTCCGACTTACCTCGTGACAAGTTTGAGATGGTCTTAGTTGCCAGTTCTGATTCTACTAAGCCTGCTTTCGATGAATTTTTTTCTGAGTTACCTTGCCTTGCAATACCATTCTCTGACTTGGACACCCGTCGTTATATCTGCTCCTTCATCGACGTGAAATTTCCCACCCACTCCACCGAACTTCCTGCTATTTTGGTTGATCCGGAGGAAACAGTTTTGCACTACCTTTTAACTCCTTACCGTTTTGAAATCTACGGCGGTTCTGAGTGGTTCCCCTTTCGTGACAGTGATATTGAGGCCATTCGTATACAAGATATGGTCTTGAGGTTCAGGTTGGATCCCGTGTATAAGAAAGGGCTCCAAGGTGTTGCTCCTGAAGCTGTTATGCGGGATGCTCTTCTTGAAAAGCCACTCTCCCTCTACAGGGATATTCTCCTTTGTGAACCCTCCCTAGCTATCTCGAGAATCGGGTCTTTTGGTGGAGCTGATGAATCAGTAACTGTCTTGGAGCTCAGCAAGAAGCACGTGGGGTTATACTTGTGCCTTGGACTGGGCGGGGGTTGCCTACAGGATCTTATCAGTCTTCATCAGGAATGCATAGAGAAAAACCTGGAGCTTGAGATACTTGTAGTCTGCATACCTCTTTTGGACCCTACAAACTCATTCCATGAAAAACTCATTGAGGATTTGTGGCGCCGAAATATAACATCGTGGTTAGTATTTCCCAAGCACAACAAGATTTGGCGCAGACTGTGGCGTGTTTTTAGTATGGAACTTTTGGAGGATAGGTTGATCATATTGCCACCGGATGGCAAGTCTGGGGAGTTGGAGGGAAGGGGAGTCATAGAACAGCTGGGAATAACGGCATATCCGTTTACGAGAAGCACACTCTTGGAACGTAGGTTCAATGCTCTAAGGTCACTCACCTCTGATTCCTTATTTAAAGGTACATGTATGAACCGCACTTGCCTGACTCGTAAAGGTAAAAAACTCAACGTGCGTCAGTCTTCTCTAGAAGGCAAGAAGTTGCTTGTATACCTCGACTGGCTTCAATTATCGAATGACTATGGTAATCTGTGCCGTCGGCTGTTGAAGCTTTACCCTAAAATTAAGGCCAGGGGGTGGGAAGTTGTGTTTGTTCCTTTGGATCACAAACATAGACGTCCACATGCGCTGTATGCTAGGATGCCATGGCCGATTATGCCTGTCCAAGAAACTTGTGAAACTTGTGTGCCCCACAAACTGATTTTTGAAGGTGAGGCTAACTATGGTAATCAAGTCATTGCGTTCAGAAAAGATGGCAAGATTGTTTCAAGAGAGGTTATGACGGATCTAATGAAAAATAAGCTCAGTGGTTCTCTGTTTCGCGATAATCTGTATGAAGAGATTGCTTATAATTTAGTTTGTTTTGAAGGTTAA
- the LOC141654981 gene encoding putative nucleoredoxin 1 has product MSILSGPKRCSSVPVANEISKPDVEYMDITKLRCPVKGMRLAVIPFLSNYGKTTSLVRYCTGEPVGFDVVLRKHLLICCVSSPLANSKEVRYFQAMMDAYSDLPRDKFEMVLVASSDSTKPAFHYIFSELSCLAIPFSDSDTRHFICSFICGLNSSSQRPQLPAILVDPEEIVLQYLKTPYKFVIYGSEWFPFRDTDIEAIRIKDMVLLSRLDPLYKKGLQGVAPQAVMRDPLINEPLSLYRDILLCEPSLAIPRIGSFGGADESVTVLELSKKHVGLYLCLEQGSGCLQDLISLHQECIEKNLELEILVVCIPLLDPTNSFPEKLIEDLWRRNITSWLVFPKHNKIWRRLWRVFSLELFEDRLIILPPDGKPGELEGRGVIEQLGITAYPFTRSTLLERRFNALRSLTSDSLFKGTCINRTCLTRKGKKLNARQSSLESKKLLVYLDWLQLSNDYGKLCCRLLRLYPKIKARGWEVVFVPLDHKHRRPHALYARMPWPIMPVQETCETCVPHKLIFEGEANYGNQVIAFRKDGKIVSREVMKDLMKNKLSGSLFRDNLYEEIAVNLSCFSG; this is encoded by the coding sequence ATGTCGATTTTAAGTGGTCCCAAAAGATGTAGTAGTGTTCCAGTTGCGAATGAAATCAGTAAACCCGATGTCGAATATATGGACATTACGAAACTCAGGTGTCCTGTGAAGGGTATGCGTTTGGCAGTGATACCCTTTTTGTCAAATTATGGTAAAACAACTTCATTGGTCCGCTATTGTACTGGTGAGCCTGTTGGTTTCGATGTCGTCCTCCGAAAACACCTTCTCATTTGCTGTGTCTCCTCCCCTCTGGCCAACTCCAAGGAAGTTCGCTATTTTCAAGCCATGATGGATGCATACTCCGACTTACCTCGAGACAAGTTTGAGATGGTCTTAGTTGCCAGTTCTGATTCTACTAAGCCCGCTTTCCATTATATTTTTTCTGAGTTGTCCTGCCTTGCTATACCATTCTCTGACTCAGACACCCGTCATTTTATCTGCTCTTTCATCTGCGGCTTGAATTCTTCCTCACAGCGGCCCCAACTTCCCGCTATTTTGGTTGATCCGGAGGAAATTGTTTTGCAATACCTTAAAACTCCTTACAAATTTGTCATCTACGGGTCTGAGTGGTTTCCCTTTCGTGACACTGATATTGAGGCCATTCGTATAAAAGATATGGTCTTGTTGTCCAGGTTGGATCCCTTGTATAAGAAAGGGCTCCAAGGTGTTGCTCCCCAAGCTGTTATGCGGGATCCTCTTATAAATGAGCCACTCTCCCTCTACAGGGATATTCTCCTTTGCGAACCCTCACTAGCTATCCCGAGAATCGGGTCTTTTGGTGGAGCTGATGAATCAGTAACTGTCTTGGAGCTCAGCAAGAAGCACGTGGGGTTGTACTTGTGCCTTGAACAGGGCAGCGGTTGCCTGCAGGATCTTATCAGTCTTCATCAGGAATGCATAGAAAAAAACCTGGAGCTTGAGATACTCGTAGTCTGCATACCTCTTTTGGACCCTACAAACTCATTCCCTGAAAAACTCATTGAGGATTTGTGGCGCCGAAATATAACATCGTGGTTAGTATTTCCCAAGCACAACAAGATTTGGCGCAGACTGTGGCGTGTTTTTAGCCTGGAACTTTTCGAGGATAGGTTGATCATATTGCCACCGGATGGCAAGCCTGGGGAGTTGGAGGGAAGGGGAGTCATAGAACAGCTAGGAATAACGGCATATCCGTTTACGAGAAGCACACTCTTGGAACGTAGGTTCAATGCTCTAAGGTCACTCACCTCTGATTCCTTATTTAAAGGTACTTGTATTAACCGCACTTGCCTGACTCGTAAAGGTAAAAAACTCAACGCGCGTCAGTCTTCTCTAGAAAGCAAGAAGTTGCTTGTCTACCTCGACTGGCTTCAATTATCGAATGACTATGGTAAGCTGTGCTGTCGGCTGTTGAGGCTTTACCCTAAAATTAAGGCTAGGGGGTGGGAAGTTGTGTTTGTTCCTTTGGATCACAAACATAGACGTCCACATGCGCTGTATGCTAGGATGCCATGGCCGATTATGCCTGTCCAAGAAACTTGTGAAACTTGTGTGCCCCACAAACTGATTTTTGAAGGCGAGGCTAACTATGGTAATCAAGTCATTGCGTTCAGAAAAGATGGCAAGATTGTTTCAAGAGAGGTTATGAAGGATCTAATGAAAAATAAGCTCAGTGGTTCTCTGTTTCGTGATAATCTGTATGAAGAGATCGCTGTTAATTTATCTTGTTTTAGTGGTTAA